Part of the Coccinella septempunctata chromosome 3, icCocSept1.1, whole genome shotgun sequence genome is shown below.
GCATATCAATCTGTTATTCAAGATGCAGTGGGTTCTGACAATACTGCCGTTACTCTAGTTGGACTTGCACAACCTGATGAAGATGATTATGGATATGTTTCACAAGAAGCATCTGTTTTTTATAATAAAATGATGGAAAAGTATAGTAAGATGCCAGACAAGACACCAAAGTTCTTGTTAGAAAAAAAGAAAGTTAATACCAATCTGAGCTCAACTAAAGATAGAGTTCAAGCTGCTTTAGAAAAGGAGAAAGAAGAAGCAATGATGCCTCATAGGAGGAAACGCAAACATAAGAATCCAGAAGACATCTCATCTCCAGATGACAACTTCCCGTCTACCCCATCGAGAATGGCTGATGAGAGACCTGATGCTAAGAAACCAAAGATTGATAAACCTAAAATGCCTCCACCGATGAATTTCAATGGTAAGTCATTTCAACTTTTATCTCTATATTAAGAAGTGGGgcaaagggtggaaaaaaatcgATAATATTGAATCTGAAAGCATGAGAGCTAGAAAAATATAGATGGCATCACCAAAATGGATGGCAGGTTTTTGCCATCGATTTGCAGATGATGGATAATGGCAAAGACCGCATCCCTTTATCTTcctttgaaaactcatttttctgcTCCTTAAGTTTGTGCCCCTATTTTGTAAAGTTTCAATGATATTGAAAAACATATGTAACattttacaggcacttttttatgtagactGCAGTGgcatagtcaaagatttttttcaatctgcCATTTCATTGATGTAatattaactttaatttttttgatataaatttttttttctagacaTTCCTGAACGATATTGGAAActttttcatcttttcaaatatctggaatgTAAGTGATCTTTCTAAAGAAAGGCCTCGTTTGTTTCATCATATAACCTGTTTTGTAGATTAgtatataagaaaaaaataatgttttagtATAAGTCATATTTGCTATAACTAATATTGATTTCATTGTTTCAGAGCTCCTCAAGCTAGCAGAAAAGAAACAATTCGAACCCATAGTTATTGAGAAGAAAAGCAAAGAAGATGAAAGTCCCCTTACCAAGAAACAGAGAAGAGAAATGGAAAGGATGAGGGTGTTGCaggaaagaaaacaagaaagACTTAAGCCTGACCCAAGCGAGCCCAAACAGAAAATTAATAAAGAAGCAGAAACTGCCAAATCGAAAATAGCAAAAGTGCCAAATCAGTCAATATTAGCAACAGCCCGAACAAGTTCTAATAAGGCTGATAATAAAATGTAAAATCCTGAACCAGAAAttaggaaaaaaattgattgggGTCCTAAACATCCATCAGCTGGAAAAATGAATATCATAACAAAGGCCCCAGTTGACACTAAAAAACCAGTCCCAAGTGCCTCCAATAATCCCATGAAAGATTCGGGAAAATCTGTATCAAATTATAcagaaaaatctacaaaaaTTGCCACCAAAAGCAATAATGGAACTAAGAATAGCTTGCCTTCAAAGGACATTAAAAGGCATCCTAAAGAAATCAGTGTGAACAGCAGAGGCCCCTCTGACAAAAAAATGTTAGATAAGATTAAGGAGAAAGAAATGCTACAAAGAGAATTGTCTAAACCAAAACAGTTCCCACCAAATGATCTAAGACCAAAACAATTTCCTCCAGCTGATGTGAGGAGAAAACCCATGTCTAATAAAATGCAAATGCAAATGAAAAAACGAAGAATGatcgatgatgatgatgatgaagattATGATTCTGAAATGGATGACTTCATTGATGATGGTCCCGAAGAAGAAGAGGATTACTCTAAATATATCAGAGAAATATTTGGTTATAACAAGTCAAAATATGTGGAAGTCGATGAAGAAGATGATGATATTATGGAGTCCTCATTTTCACAGCAGATGAAAGAAGAGCAAATCAGTACAAAATTGGGTATAATGGAAGATCTTGAAGATATGAGACTAGAGGAAGAGCACAAACGAAGAAAAGcattgatgaagaaaaaattcggTAGCTAAAAGTGAGATCGCACGCAGTGACCAAGATGCATCTAGTGTTTTAGTCATTGCATTTATATTACactaaaattcaatataaattcaaTGGAAATTTAGTCAACTACTTTGAAACACATTGAAAAAGTTGGAGGGAATTCTTTGCAAAGTtcatattaatgtatatatatatatatatatatatacttataTTTATTGTAGATATCAACACATGCTGTatattgtaaataaaattttaaaaattttactGCATAAATCTTTCATATCTTCATAAACCCTGTTCGACAATTACCTCAAACTGTTCGGATTGCTCTATATTGTTCATTTACGACATCCAGATTGAGGAAACTACATATCTGGACTGTTCCAAAGAAAATCTGAGCAAAATAATGACGATCTTTTCGCTCAGAATATTTTTCTTATAAGAAAAACTTGATGGttgaaatatatacatattattTATTAAATAAAAACGAAGCACACATAATAAAATAGTAGAGTTCAGTTAATAAGTATTTACAAGTTACAAGACGATTTTAACAAACCTTACATCCCATATAGTTCAGTAAACAGAGCTCTGAAAtcacttttctcggaatgagCTGCATTTTTGATATCATGATTGTGACGGTGAAAGAAATACATGGTCAGAATTATCAGGAACtatgaaaaattcgtgaaaatgttttgaaagtcacgtttttctcgaaaatgaGGAGGTTTATCAAAAAAAGTTTCGTAGAAAAGTTGTAGAACGGAAAATTCTAGTACGAATCAAGTCTTTTTCCATCCTCAAAGTGATCATTCCTACTGATTAGCAacgtatatctgtatttttaatTTCGCCCTCGGCTACATGACAAGAAGATACCAGAAAGTGTAGTTTGGGGCGCAGCTTGTTTGGCCAGGGTTGTACTCTTGTTTCGATATACGCTTTCAACTTTCAACTCTCGAATTTCTGGCTTGGACGGAAGCTTAGACGGGGAAACCAGATGTTCATGATTCCACTGAATTTAAATGAATATACTTCGTaaacatgggcgcccgcagaaatttttctcaggggggcaaaatatcatctacggttagttttattgaaagaaaaatttctctaacggtgactatcgaaaaatttccaaaaagatggaacaaattaaatgatcgtcaagaccaaacggctgcatcgagctccataaaattttcagattttcaacttgaggagttgctctttcagaatatgtatcacatttccatttacggttagttttattgaaagaaaaattactctaacggtgactatcgaaaaatttccaaaaagatggaatcaaataaatgatcgtcaagaccgaacggctgcaacgaactgcataaaatcttcagattttcaactagaggagttgctctctcagagtatgtatcacatttccatctacgttagatttattgagagaaaaattactctaacggtgtctatagaaaaatttccaaaaagatggaatcaattaaatgatcgtcaagaccgaacggctgtatcgagctccataaaatcttcatgTTATAAATATGGCCGACCTTAGATGCGAAAGATTCATTATCtagtaattttgaattcttgggcaaaatattgaacaaagaaaaaatcatttcatatTCTTTTGAGAATCTCTTTTCAAGGGCTGAAATGAGATGATCTAAATATTGgatgaatatagatttttcGAAGTACGCTTCAGCTGAAGATGCTTCATAATTAGATAtgaggtttgttcgtagagttcacaacggttgtgaactgtacagagcaagcgcaattccattttagggggaCGAAAAttcatttgcgcttgctctgcaGTTCACAACCGTTAGGAACCACTCTACGCACAAGCCTATGTACAGTTGTCTACCGCAAATTCGTTTTTTTCCAATCTCTATATTGAGACTCTGAGCGATAGATGATGCTTTGGAAAAAATTACTGTGAAGCATGCATCATCGGAACGATATTTTCCACATATATCTATATTTAAATTTATGTGACgttgaacatctacaaaattgataaaaacatcTTGTATTGTATTTGCTATtggttccaatatatttgaatattaacTTGCTACCGTTAAACAAACCACAAAAGTGAAAGAGTTTATTGCAGCTCATACCTGAGCAGCTCattttgttgttgaagaattcattgaaatttctttttgaatatagaTTCAAAGTTATCAGCGAAAACTCGCAAAGATTTATATCTTGCTGACCAATGAGTTCcacaaaaca
Proteins encoded:
- the LOC123310373 gene encoding protein SPT2 homolog translates to MHLRTKSAYQSVIQDAVGSDNTAVTLVGLAQPDEDDYGYVSQEASVFYNKMMEKYSKMPDKTPKFLLEKKKVNTNLSSTKDRVQAALEKEKEEAMMPHRRKRKHKNPEDISSPDDNFPSTPSRMADERPDAKKPKIDKPKMPPPMNFNDIPERYWKLFHLFKYLEYPEPEIRKKIDWGPKHPSAGKMNIITKAPVDTKKPVPSASNNPMKDSGKSVSNYTEKSTKIATKSNNGTKNSLPSKDIKRHPKEISVNSRGPSDKKMLDKIKEKEMLQRELSKPKQFPPNDLRPKQFPPADVRRKPMSNKMQMQMKKRRMIDDDDDEDYDSEMDDFIDDGPEEEEDYSKYIREIFGYNKSKYVEVDEEDDDIMESSFSQQMKEEQISTKLGIMEDLEDMRLEEEHKRRKALMKKKFGS